cttaccaaaggttgcAAAAATTGCTAATGGCATATATTGATCAGGACCCGACTACCCAAGTGTTATATCGTATCACATCCACCGATGAAGATGACGCCGTATTGTTGCATTATGTGTTTTGGTCTTTCGGTCCATGCATATCACGATTCAAATACTGCAAGCCGGTTATTAGTATTGATGGGACCCATTTGTATGGTAAATATCAGGGAAAGTTGTTGGTCACAATGGCAACTGACGCTAACAACAAAGTATTCCCTCTCACATTTGCTGTTGTGGATTGTGAGTCAGGGTCCAGTTGGAGGTGGTTTTTACAGTGCCTCCGAGATACGATTGGCCACGTGATACCTAAGGAAGGGATTTGCATAATTTCTGACCGAAATCTCGGTATCAAAAACGCCATTGCAAACTGGCCTAGAAGGGAAAATGGAAGTACACCAGTATTTCACagatattgccttcgacatgttgTTAGCAACTTCAACAACCATTTTCAAAACTCAACTCTAAAGTCAACGGCGTTGAAAGCGGGATATGCTACTCAGGTGGTGAAATTTGATGCCATAATGGAGTCCATTAAGCAGGTGGAAATTGAGGCCATTAGGAATAAGAAGAAGGTGACGGGGAAGGATGGCAAGgaaaagaatcaagattatcTTCCATACACATACCTAATGGGCGAGTCTGTGGATATGTGGAGCCAATCACATGATGGTGGGAGACGTTttggggcaatgacaaccaatataTCAGAGTGTTTCAATGGTGTACTGAAAGGTGCACGAGGTCTTCCTATTGCCGCATTAGTTGAGTTCACTTGGAACAAACTTGTTCAATATTTCCATGACCGGGGCAAAGAATACCATTTTGAGTTCTCAGAGGGTAAGAAATGGAGTAAATATGCCTTCTCCACGTGGGATGGAAATAAGAGTAAATCTGAGAAACATTATCTCAAGCCATTTAGCAATGAAGAGCTGATATTTCAAGTAGTTACCCAACTCAACACATGTAGCGCAGGAGGGGGAAACCACAGTTATGAAGTTCGGTTACAGGAAAAAACATGCAGTTGTGGGAAATGGCAAAACATAGGGATCCCCTGTTCACATGCAATTAGAGTATGTGACTATTTACATATTGATTCGACCACATATATTCACCCATGTTATGGTTTGAACAATGCCCTTAACACTTATGAGCATGCATTTGTGATTCCAAAGTCGCAGTCGTTGTGGCGGGATCCCATGGGGCCAAAGTGGTTGCCTAATCCAGCATTGTTGCGGGCTAAAGGTCGACCAGTGAAGTCGAGAATAAGGAATGAGATGAATGGGGTGAGGAATAAGGATCGAGAACCGGGATGGCGGAGGGAGGATGCAGATTTGATAGAGAGTCAACCCAAGCAGACATGTGGACTGTGTCATGTTTCTGGGCATAACCGCAGAAAATGTCCGCAGTCCCGTGGCGCTTCCACCAGTGGTCATGTTCCAGACTAGGTAGGTAGATGGCAAAAAGTTATGCATCGGTTAAATAATTGTTGTTCATTCCATGTTTACCTATTGTTTACTATATTGTCTCCTAACGTGATTACTCTATGTTTTTCAGGCATGCTTCCATGGATGACGTTTTTGTCATGCGGACCGACGATCTTAGGAAAAGTGACTATGTTGTATTGGCTATGtgaactttttggtttttgttgaatatACTTGTAATTCTTAATCCAATGTACCTTTATGAAGATTGTGATTTAAGTAGTATGGTTAGAACTGCAAATTAAGCGTGGTTGGGCATGTTTAGAATGTTGATATTAAGAATGCCCTTTTGCTGCGATGTAGGTGCATTTCCATTATAAAACCCTGTTTATGCAGAGACTGTAAAATTTTCTATAGTTTGGTGCCTATTGAGAGCACGTTTTGATGTAATTTAAGTGCATTTACATTCTCGGCTTCTCTGCCTCTCAATGACTATTTATAGATCACATTCTCAGCAATTTCCCCGTTTCTGCTTTACCTATCAGCAGTTTTGTATGTCCAAgggagtgaaaaaaaaatttccccagtGAAACTTGAGTCTCTGAAAGTTGAGTTCCATTGGGGAAACTTTTTCCCCAAAATACTCTGTTTAGGCTGAGAGCCTACAAAAACAGAggatttggggaaaaaaaatttcccaacaggaactcgagtcttaaagactcgagttccagctgggaaatttttttcccacaaaTACTCTGTTTAGGCCGAGAGCCTACAAAAACAGAggaattggggaaaaaaaaatttcccagtcgaactcgagtcttaaagactcgagttcgactgggaaatttttttttccccaattccTCTGTTTTTGTAGGCTCTCGGCCTAAACAGAGTATTTGGctgaaaaaaatttccccaaaggaactcgagtttcaaagacTCAAGTTCCactggggaaattttttttcccccaaatgctctgtttttgtaGGCTCTCGGCCTAAACAGAGCATTTGTGGGGAAAAAATTTCCCAgttggaactcgagtctttaagactcgagttccagctgggaaattttttttcccccaattcCTCTGTTTTTGTAGGCTCTCGGCCTAAACAGAGTatttggggtaaaaaaaaaaatttccccagtACACTCAAGTTCctattgggaaatttttttt
This genomic stretch from Quercus lobata isolate SW786 chromosome 3, ValleyOak3.0 Primary Assembly, whole genome shotgun sequence harbors:
- the LOC115980990 gene encoding uncharacterized protein LOC115980990 — its product is MAYIDQDPTTQVLYRITSTDEDDAVLLHYVFWSFGPCISRFKYCKPVISIDGTHLYGKYQGKLLVTMATDANNKVFPLTFAVVDCESGSSWRWFLQCLRDTIGHVIPKEGICIISDRNLGIKNAIANWPRRENGSTPVFHRYCLRHVVSNFNNHFQNSTLKSTALKAGYATQVVKFDAIMESIKQVEIEAIRNKKKVTGKDGKEKNQDYLPYTYLMGESVDMWSQSHDGGRRFGAMTTNISECFNGVLKGARGLPIAALVEFTWNKLVQYFHDRGKEYHFEFSEGKKWSKYAFSTWDGNKSKSEKHYLKPFSNEELIFQVVTQLNTCSAGGGNHSYEVRLQEKTCSCGKWQNIGIPCSHAIRVCDYLHIDSTTYIHPCYGLNNALNTYEHAFVIPKSQSLWRDPMGPKWLPNPALLRAKGRPVKSRIRNEMNGVRNKDREPGWRREDADLIESQPKQTCGLCHVSGHNRRKCPQSRGASTSGHVPD